The genomic DNA TCTCATTTTTTCTAAAATTTAACCCCCATCACTATAATATCATCTACTTGATCTCTATCATGAATCCAGTCGGTAATATTTTTATCCAAAATATCTCGCTGAACGTCCATAGACAAGGTAGAATTTGCAGCCAATAACTGTTTAAACGGACTGTAATAAAATTTCTTCTTATTCGGACCTCCAATTTGATCTGCATATCCATCAGAGAATAAATAAACCATATCTCCCTTTTCAATCTTAATTATTTGATTAGTAAACTCACTCTCACCCGAATGAATAG from Bacteroidota bacterium includes the following:
- a CDS encoding SpoIIE family protein phosphatase, with amino-acid sequence SKDDEGNKVKEVKDGMDITLCAYDSKTQTLEFSGAYNPLYHVRNGQLTEYKADKFPIGKSAIHSGESEFTNQIIKIEKGDMVYLFSDGYADQIGGPNKKKFYYSPFKQLLAANSTLSMDVQRDILDKNITDWIHDRDQVDDIIVMGVKF